CACGTTCGCGCCGTGCCGCGGTCGTGGGGAGGCCGTGCCCAGGATGGCCCCCGCAGGGCCACCCTCACCGGCGGCGGCGCTCCTATGCTCGGGTCGTGGGCACACCGCTGGGGGACTTCATCCGGGCCAGGCGCGACGGCACCCGGCCCGAGGCGCTGGGGCTGCCGGAGCACGGCCGCCGCCGCGCGCCGGGACTGCGGCGCTCGGACCTCGCCGCGCGGGCCGGCATCAGCGTCGAGTACCTGACCCGCATCGAGCAGGGCCGCGACCGCAACCCCTCGCCGGCGGTGCTCAACGCCCTCGCCGACGCGCTGCTCCTCGACCCCGCCGAGCGCGGCCACCTGCGCTACCTCGCGAAGATCACCGGCGGCGAGTGCGCCAACCGCCCGCGGCCCGCGCCGCCCGCGCGGCGGGTGCGGCCGGCCGTCCTGGAGACCCTGCGCCTGCTCGAACCGGGCGTCGCCGCGGTGACCAACCGGCTGGGCGACGTCCTCGCCCGCACCGCGGCCTACGAGTCGGTGCTGGCCGGCACCGGGCTGCTCGACGGCGACGCGCCGAACCTCACCCGCTACGTCTTCACCGACCCGCGCGCCCGGGAGCTGTTCGCCGACTGGGAGGACGTGGCGGACGAGCAGGCGTTCGACCTGTGGCTCGGGCCCGCCGCGGAGAACCACGAGTGGTTCGTGGCGGAGCTGGCGCCCGCCGCGGGCCCCGACCTCACCCGGCGCCTGCACCGGCACGCCGTCCCGCGCCGCGGCGAGCTGCGGCTGCACCACCCCTCCGGGGCCGAGCTGCGGTTCGCGCGCGAAACCCTCGAACTGGCCTCGGACGCGCAGCAGCTCGTCGTGTTCCTGCCCGCGGACGGGGCGACCGCCGAGGCGGTCGACCGGCTCCGCGGCCCGTCCCGCGGCAGGCTCCGGGTCATCTCGTAGCGCGATTTAGCCTGTTCGTGTGACGTGGACACCCCGAATGGTCGCCCTGGACATCGACGGCACGATCACCCCGGTGGGGCGCGAGGACGTGGCGCCCGCGGTGCGCGCGGCGATCCGCCGGGCCGTCGACCGCGGCGCGCACGTGGTGCTCTCCACCGGGCGCAGCCTGATCGGCACCCTGCCCGTGGCCGGGCACCTGGGGCTGACCGGCACGGCGCTGTGCTCCAACGGCGCGGTGTGGTGGGACGCGGCGGCGGGCGAGGTGGTGCGCCGGGTGGTGTTCGACCCCGGGCCCGCGGTGGCGCGGCTGCTCGACCTGCTGCCGGGCGCGGTGTTCGCGACCGAGGTGACCGGGGTGGGGAACCTGTCGCTCGGGCGGTTCCCCGACGGCGACCTGTGGGGCGAGGTGCGGCACGTGACCCGCGGCGAGCTGGTGGCCGCGCCGACGTCGCGGCTGGTCGTGAGGTGGGTCGGGCGGACGCCGGAGGAGCTGCGGCTGCGGCTGCTGGACGTGGCGCTGCCGGGGGTGGCGTGGTCGGTGGACCACACCGAGCCGTGGCTGACGCTGTCGCCGCCCGGGGTGACCAAGGGCGCGGCCCTGGAGGAGCTGCGGCGGGAGCTGGGGGTCTCGCCCCGGGACACCCTGGCCGTCGGGGACGGCGACAACGACGTGGAGATGCTGCGGTGGGCCGCGCACGGCGTGGCCATGGGGCAGGCGCCGGTGACCGTGCGCGAGGCGGCCGACGCGGTGACGTCGACCGTGCTGGAGGACGGGGCGGCGGCGGTGCTGGACCGGTACTTCGCGGCTTAGGCCCGGATGTGGAACTCAGGGGGGCCGGGGGTTCGACTCGGGGGGTCCTGGGGTTCGACACGCGGGGGCTGAAGGGTCGACACGCGGGGGTCGGGGGTTCGACACGCGGGGGTCGGGGCGGCCGGCCACTCAGGGTGGTCGTGGATTACTGCGACCGAGGTAGGGAAGCGGGTAAGACCGAAGTCGGACCCACGAGTCAACTACAGACCGATGCGCGGGCGGCCCCCGGACCGCCAGGGTGTACTGGACAACGGGGGATGCGTCGTCCAGGGGAGAGACCATGATCGAGGCTGTCGGCCTCACCAAGCGCTACGGGAAGACGGTGGCGGTGGACGACTTGTCGTTCACCGTGGCGCCGGGCCGGGTCACCGGGTTCCTCGGGCCCAACGGCGCGGGCAAGTCCACCACCATGCGCATGATCCTCGGCCTCGACCGGCCGAGCGCGGGCCGGGTGCTCATCGACGGCAAGCCCTACGCCAAGCTCGACCGCCCGCTGCGGACCGTCGGCGCCCTGCTGGACGCCAAGTGGGTGCACCCGAACCGGTCCGCCCGCGCCCACCTCCAGTGGCTGGCCAAGTCCAACGGCCTGCCCGACCGCCGGGTGGACGAGGTGCTGGACCTGGTGGGCCTGACCAAGGTCGCCAAGCGCCGCGCGGGCGGGTTCTCGCTGGGCATGTCGCAGCGCCTGGGCATCGCCGCCGCCCTGCTGGGCGACCCGAAGGTGCTGCTGTTCGACGAGCCGGTCAACGGCCTCGACCCCGAGGGCATCCTCTGGATCCGCCAGTTCATGCAGGGCCTGGCCGCCGAGGGCCGCACCGTGCTGGTGTCGAGCCACCTGCTCTCGGAGATGGCGCTGACCGCCCAGGACCTGGTGGTCATCGGGCGCGGCAGGCTCATCTCGCAGAGCAGCACCACCGACTTCGTCGAGCGCGCCACCGAGAACACCGTGCGGGTGCGCAGCCCGCACGCCGACAAGCTGGGCGCGATGCTGCTCGACAAGGGCTTCACCGTGCGCGACGACGCCGACGGCGCGCTCGTCGTGTCCGGCGCCACCAGCGACCAGGTGGGCGACGTGGCGGCGGCGGGCGGCGTGGTGCTGCACGAGCTGAGCCCGCAGCGCGGTTCGCTCGAACAGGCATTCATGCAGCTCACGGGCGACTCCGTCGAGTACCACACCGACCTCGCCGCGACCGGGAAGTGACACCGCGATGACCCTGCTCGCCGTTGAACGGATCAAGCTCTTCTCCACCCGCTCGCCCTGGTGGTGCATGCTCCTGGCCCTCGTGCTGACCACGGGCATCACCGCGATCATCGCGATCAACTGGGACGGCACGCCGATGCCGCTGGTCGCCACGGTGCTGTCCCACACGTTCGGGCTCTACGTGGTCATGGTGATGGCCGCGCTGGCGGTCACCACCGAGTACCGCTTCGGCACGATCAAGTCGACGTTCCAGGCCGTGCCGGACCGCGTCTCGCCGATGGTCGCCAAGGCCGTGGTCGTGGTGCTGCTGTCCACCCTGCTCGGCGAGGCCGTCGCGTTCGGGTCGTGGGGGCTGAGCCGGCTGCTCGCCGAGGACACCTCGCAGCTCGCGCTGAACTCCGCCGACGCGTGGCGGCACGTCGCGGGCGTCGGCCTGGTGTACGGGGCGGGCGCGCTGCTGGCGCTGGGCGTCGGCGCGCTGGTGCGGCAGACCGCGGGCGCGGTGTCGATCATCCTGGTGTTCGCGCTGGTGGTGGAGAGCGTGGTCGGGTTCATCCCGAACATCGGCGACGACATCCAGGAGTGGATGCCGTTCACGGTGGCCTCCAAGTTCATCCTCGGCGGGTCGGAGGGGTCCGGGCCCGACCCGTCGGAGCTGGGCGCGACCGTGGTCGGCGAGCTGAGCCCGTGGGGGTCGTTCGCGTACTTCGCCGGGATCGCGCTGGTCGTCTACGTCCTCTCGCTCGTGGTGGTGAAGCGCCGCGACGCGTGAGGTGGGACGCCGCGCGGCCGCGCTTCGGGGGCCGGACCGCGCGGGGCAGGAGGGGAAGGGGGAGCCCGGGTCGCCTCGCGGGGGAGGCGGCCCGGGCCCGTTCCCGTTCCGGTCGGGGGGTGATCGGGGCAGGATCGGCACGAGGTGGAACGGCCGGGGGATTGGGGGCGGGCCGGCCGCGGTCCCCGGCCGGCCGAGGTGGAGCGGCCTGGGGGACCGGAGGCGGGCCGGCCGCGGTAACCCGATCGGCCGAGGCGGAACGGCCGGGGGATTGAGGGCGGGTCGGCCGCGGTAACCCGGTCGGCCGAGGCGGAGCGGCCGGGGTGGTCGCGGACGGGCCGGCCGCGGTACCCCGGGGTCGGAGGAGCTGGAGATCGGACGGGAGAAGCCGTGATCGAAGCGACCGGGCTCACCAAGCACTACGGCCGGACCGTGGCCGTGGACGACCTGTCGTTCACCGTGGCACCGGGCCGGGTCACCGGCTTCCTCGGGCCCAACGGCGCGGGCAAGTCCACCACCATGCGCATGGTCCTCGGCCTCGACCGGCCCACCAGGGGCCGCGTGACCGTGAAGGGGCAGGACTACCGGTCGCTGCGCCACCCGCTGCGCGTGGTCGGCGCCCTGCTCGACGCCAAGTGGGTGCACCCGAACCGCTCGGCCCGCGCCCACCTGCGCTGGCTGGCCCGGTCGAACGGCATCCCGGCCGCCCGCGTCGACGAGGTGCTGGGCGCGGTCGGGCTCGGCGAGGTCGCCGACCGGCGCGCGGGCACGTTCTCGCTGGGCATGTCGCAGCGCCTGGGCATCGCGGGCGCGCTGCTCGGCGACCCCGAGGTGCTGATGTTCGACGAGCCGGTCAACGGCCTCGACCCCGAGGGCATCCTCTGGATCCGCCAGTTCATGCACCGGCTCGCCGCCGAGGGCCGGACCGTGTTCGTGTCGAGCCACCTGCTGTCGGAGATGTCCCAGACGGCCCAGGACCTCGTCGTGATCGGGCGCGGCAGGCTCATCGCGCAGACGAGCACCGAGCGGTTCATCCGGGAGGCGGCCGAGGACACCGTCCGGGTCCGCTCGCCGCAGGCGGACCGGCTGCGGGCCCTGCTCGACGGCCGGGCCCGGGCCGTGGACGACGCGGCCGACGGCGCGCTCGTCGTGCACGGCGTGGAGGCCGCGGCCATCGGCGAGCTGGCCGCGTCGAACGACATCACCCTCCACGAACTGAGCCCGCAGCTCGGTTCACTCGAACAGGCGTTCATGCAGTTGACGAAGGAATCGGTGGAATACCACGCGGCCGAATAGCGAGCGCGTCTCACGCGGTCGGGTTATTCACCGGCGGTCGACGTGCCAGAAGTCGTCGTCGGGCGGCGGGATTTCGGTCACCACCGGGACGGGCGACCGACGGATTCCGTTCCGCCGGGCCCGCGCGAAGGCGGTCGCGGCGACCAGCAGGACCACCGCGCCGAGCCCGCCCGCGATCGCGACCAGCGGCAGCCGGTCGGGCGGTTCGGAAACGGCGGGCGGTTCCTGCGCGGCCGGCACGGGCGCCGCGGGGGACGTGGGCGGCGGTGGCGGCGGGAGCAGCGGGTTGCGGTCCACCCGCGGCACGTCGGCGGTCAGCGCGGCCACCGGGTCGACCAGGCCGTAGCCCGTCGCGCCGTCCCGGCCGGGTGCCTCCAGGTCGGTGGCCGTGGCGATCAGGCGGTTGACCACGTTGCCCGCGTCGAGGTCCGGGTACCGGGCGCGGACCAGCGCGGCCGCGCCGGAGACCAGCGCCGTCGCCGCGCTGGTGCCGTCGACCTCGGCGTACCCGCTGGCCGAGGCGCTGAGCGGGATGGCGGTGACGATGTCCTCCGCGGGCGCGGCGAGCACGGTCTCCGGCCCGGTGTTGGAGTGCGGCCACGGCGCGTTGCCCCGGACGGTGCCGGAGACGGCGATGACGCCCTTGATGTTGGCGGGCGCGCCCACGTGCTCCACGCCGTCGTTGCCCGTGCCGGCGACCACCACGACGTCGTGGTCGAGGGCGTGGTTGACCGCGCGCAGCAGGTCCGGGGTGAGGGTGGCGACCGAGGTCAGGGACAGGTTGACCACGTCGGCACCCTGGTCGACGGCCCAGGTCACGCCGTCGGCCACGGACGTGGTGGTGAACCGCTCGCCGTCCGCGCCGACCGAGACCGGCAGGACGCGCGCGGCCGGGGCGACGCCCAGCGCGCCGCCGCCGACGCCCCGGCCGCCGATCAGCGCGGCCATCGCGGTGCCGTGGCCGTCGTTGTCCCGCGTGCCGTCGCCGCCGCTCGCCGAGCCGAACCCGGCGCCCGGCAGCAGGGCGCCGGCGAGGTCGGGCCGCGTGGCGTCCACGCCCGAGTCGACGACCGCGACCACCACCCCCTCGCCGCGCGTGATGGCGTGCGCGGCGGGCACCCCGAGCGCGTCGAGGTGCCACTGCTGCTCCCGGATCGTCTGCGCGCGTCCGGTGCCCGTGGTGGCGGCCGAGAACGCCACCAACGCGATCACGACCGGAACGGCTCTTCGCAACACGCAATTCCCCCTGTGGCCGAGGTCACAAATATTCCATGTCACTCATGTTTCACACTTGCACATTCCGGCAACCGGAGTAAGACGTTCGTTAAGACGTCGTGAACTCCGGCACAGGGCCATGACAAATCGTTCTGCACCCGGTCAGATGGAAAGCAACGAATCGTGAGGTGGGTGTCCGGCCCGCACGCGAAT
This portion of the Saccharothrix syringae genome encodes:
- a CDS encoding helix-turn-helix domain-containing protein, whose protein sequence is MGTPLGDFIRARRDGTRPEALGLPEHGRRRAPGLRRSDLAARAGISVEYLTRIEQGRDRNPSPAVLNALADALLLDPAERGHLRYLAKITGGECANRPRPAPPARRVRPAVLETLRLLEPGVAAVTNRLGDVLARTAAYESVLAGTGLLDGDAPNLTRYVFTDPRARELFADWEDVADEQAFDLWLGPAAENHEWFVAELAPAAGPDLTRRLHRHAVPRRGELRLHHPSGAELRFARETLELASDAQQLVVFLPADGATAEAVDRLRGPSRGRLRVIS
- a CDS encoding ABC transporter permease; translated protein: MTLLAVERIKLFSTRSPWWCMLLALVLTTGITAIIAINWDGTPMPLVATVLSHTFGLYVVMVMAALAVTTEYRFGTIKSTFQAVPDRVSPMVAKAVVVVLLSTLLGEAVAFGSWGLSRLLAEDTSQLALNSADAWRHVAGVGLVYGAGALLALGVGALVRQTAGAVSIILVFALVVESVVGFIPNIGDDIQEWMPFTVASKFILGGSEGSGPDPSELGATVVGELSPWGSFAYFAGIALVVYVLSLVVVKRRDA
- a CDS encoding S8 family serine peptidase, producing the protein MIALVAFSAATTGTGRAQTIREQQWHLDALGVPAAHAITRGEGVVVAVVDSGVDATRPDLAGALLPGAGFGSASGGDGTRDNDGHGTAMAALIGGRGVGGGALGVAPAARVLPVSVGADGERFTTTSVADGVTWAVDQGADVVNLSLTSVATLTPDLLRAVNHALDHDVVVVAGTGNDGVEHVGAPANIKGVIAVSGTVRGNAPWPHSNTGPETVLAAPAEDIVTAIPLSASASGYAEVDGTSAATALVSGAAALVRARYPDLDAGNVVNRLIATATDLEAPGRDGATGYGLVDPVAALTADVPRVDRNPLLPPPPPPTSPAAPVPAAQEPPAVSEPPDRLPLVAIAGGLGAVVLLVAATAFARARRNGIRRSPVPVVTEIPPPDDDFWHVDRR
- a CDS encoding ABC transporter ATP-binding protein; amino-acid sequence: MIEAVGLTKRYGKTVAVDDLSFTVAPGRVTGFLGPNGAGKSTTMRMILGLDRPSAGRVLIDGKPYAKLDRPLRTVGALLDAKWVHPNRSARAHLQWLAKSNGLPDRRVDEVLDLVGLTKVAKRRAGGFSLGMSQRLGIAAALLGDPKVLLFDEPVNGLDPEGILWIRQFMQGLAAEGRTVLVSSHLLSEMALTAQDLVVIGRGRLISQSSTTDFVERATENTVRVRSPHADKLGAMLLDKGFTVRDDADGALVVSGATSDQVGDVAAAGGVVLHELSPQRGSLEQAFMQLTGDSVEYHTDLAATGK
- a CDS encoding ABC transporter ATP-binding protein: MIEATGLTKHYGRTVAVDDLSFTVAPGRVTGFLGPNGAGKSTTMRMVLGLDRPTRGRVTVKGQDYRSLRHPLRVVGALLDAKWVHPNRSARAHLRWLARSNGIPAARVDEVLGAVGLGEVADRRAGTFSLGMSQRLGIAGALLGDPEVLMFDEPVNGLDPEGILWIRQFMHRLAAEGRTVFVSSHLLSEMSQTAQDLVVIGRGRLIAQTSTERFIREAAEDTVRVRSPQADRLRALLDGRARAVDDAADGALVVHGVEAAAIGELAASNDITLHELSPQLGSLEQAFMQLTKESVEYHAAE
- a CDS encoding HAD family hydrolase gives rise to the protein MTWTPRMVALDIDGTITPVGREDVAPAVRAAIRRAVDRGAHVVLSTGRSLIGTLPVAGHLGLTGTALCSNGAVWWDAAAGEVVRRVVFDPGPAVARLLDLLPGAVFATEVTGVGNLSLGRFPDGDLWGEVRHVTRGELVAAPTSRLVVRWVGRTPEELRLRLLDVALPGVAWSVDHTEPWLTLSPPGVTKGAALEELRRELGVSPRDTLAVGDGDNDVEMLRWAAHGVAMGQAPVTVREAADAVTSTVLEDGAAAVLDRYFAA